A single Ketogulonicigenium vulgare WSH-001 DNA region contains:
- a CDS encoding ABC transporter ATP-binding protein → MLREFFSYYRPWRKLFILDFGSAVVSGLLELAFPLAITWFIDSLIPLGDLQLTVFAALALAGVYGLNAYLMYVVIYWGHQLGINIETEMRRRAFDHLQKLSWSYYDTQRTGKLVARVTRDLEEIGEVAHHGPEDLFIAVMTFIGAFCLMAMLHVPLALLTLIVVPVSFLVVLFFGRRMTQTWRAIYSRVAGFNIRLEENVGGIRVVQAFGNEEHERKLFAKDNAAYRNTKIDAYRYMAGSNALNYVGMRATQIIVMVAGAAFVLDGSLTTGGFVGFLLLVNVFLRPLDKIATVIEMYPRGIAGFKNFQELMSIDPDIADRATAKDAPVLTGDIRFDDVHFAYSNGREVLKGVSFAVKPGETVAFVGPSGAGKTSLLALLPRFYDVTGGQITVNGTDLRDLTLASLRAQVGIVSQDVYLFGGTLRDNIGYGRLGATDAEIMEAAALAQLSDMIAGMPAGLDTIVGERGVMLSGGQKQRVAIARLFLKNPPILILDEATSALDTQTEREIQGALDRLAVGRTTLVIAHRLATIRNADRIFVMEDGQIIETGTHAELVAAGGRYARLDAA, encoded by the coding sequence ATGTTGCGCGAATTTTTCTCTTACTACCGACCGTGGCGCAAGCTGTTCATCCTTGATTTTGGCTCGGCCGTTGTCTCGGGCCTCTTGGAACTTGCCTTTCCGCTGGCGATTACCTGGTTCATCGACAGCCTGATCCCCTTGGGCGATCTGCAACTGACCGTCTTTGCCGCGCTGGCGCTGGCGGGGGTTTACGGGCTGAACGCCTATCTGATGTATGTCGTGATCTATTGGGGCCACCAACTGGGCATCAATATCGAGACCGAGATGCGCCGCCGCGCCTTTGACCATCTGCAAAAGCTGTCGTGGAGCTATTACGACACCCAGCGCACCGGCAAATTGGTCGCACGCGTCACCCGCGACCTTGAGGAAATCGGCGAGGTCGCCCACCACGGCCCCGAGGATCTGTTCATCGCCGTGATGACCTTTATCGGCGCGTTCTGCCTGATGGCGATGCTGCATGTGCCGCTTGCTCTGCTGACGCTGATCGTGGTGCCGGTCTCGTTCCTTGTGGTGCTGTTCTTTGGCCGTCGCATGACCCAGACATGGCGCGCGATCTATTCCCGCGTCGCGGGATTTAACATCCGGCTCGAGGAAAACGTCGGCGGTATCCGCGTCGTCCAGGCCTTTGGTAATGAGGAACACGAGCGCAAACTGTTTGCCAAGGACAATGCCGCCTATCGCAACACCAAAATCGACGCCTATCGCTATATGGCAGGCTCTAACGCGCTGAACTATGTGGGGATGCGCGCAACGCAGATCATCGTCATGGTCGCAGGCGCGGCTTTTGTGCTGGACGGCAGCCTGACCACGGGCGGCTTCGTCGGCTTTCTGCTGCTGGTGAACGTGTTCCTGCGCCCGCTCGATAAGATCGCCACCGTGATCGAGATGTATCCCCGCGGCATCGCAGGCTTTAAGAACTTCCAAGAACTGATGTCGATCGACCCCGATATCGCCGACCGCGCCACCGCGAAAGATGCCCCCGTCCTGACCGGCGATATCCGCTTTGACGATGTGCATTTCGCCTATTCCAACGGGCGCGAGGTGCTCAAAGGTGTCTCGTTCGCCGTGAAACCGGGCGAGACGGTGGCCTTTGTCGGCCCCTCGGGCGCGGGGAAAACCTCGCTTCTGGCGCTGCTGCCGCGATTCTATGATGTGACGGGCGGCCAGATCACCGTGAACGGCACCGATTTGCGCGACCTGACGCTGGCCAGCCTTCGGGCCCAAGTCGGTATCGTCAGCCAAGATGTCTATCTGTTCGGCGGCACCTTGCGCGACAATATCGGCTATGGCCGCCTGGGTGCGACTGATGCCGAGATTATGGAGGCCGCCGCCCTTGCGCAGCTATCCGATATGATCGCCGGTATGCCCGCAGGCCTCGATACCATCGTGGGCGAGCGCGGCGTCATGCTGTCGGGTGGCCAGAAACAGCGCGTCGCCATCGCGCGCCTGTTCCTGAAGAACCCGCCGATCCTGATCCTCGACGAGGCGACATCCGCCCTCGATACCCAGACCGAGCGCGAGATCCAAGGCGCCCTCGACCGTCTGGCCGTTGGCCGCACCACGCTGGTCATCGCGCACCGGCTGGCAACGATCCGCAATGCCGACCGCATTTTCGTCATGGAAGACGGTCAGATTATCGAGACCGGCACCCATGCCGAGCTGGTCGCCGCAGGTGGTCGTTATGCGCGTCTGGACGCCGCTTAA
- a CDS encoding TSUP family transporter, producing MLEVAPDILMLLIAAAFLAGVVDSIAGGGGLITLPVLMLAGAPPVTAIATNKIQGVFGTAMATYSYARAGHVDLRKQIWPAAAAFVASVLGALLTSSLPVEAIRMGLPILLIGIALFFALKPGLNDIDRRQRITPLLFGASVVPLVGFYDGLVGPGAGAFYMIGFVALAGYGVLKATAHTKLLNLSSNVGGMLAFAVVATPWWITGLLMGLAQVAGAYVGSRLAMRVGAKIIKPLLVITSTVLAIRLLMG from the coding sequence ATGTTGGAAGTCGCACCTGATATTCTGATGCTGCTGATCGCGGCCGCATTTCTTGCGGGCGTCGTCGATTCCATTGCGGGCGGCGGCGGGCTAATCACCCTGCCGGTGCTGATGCTGGCAGGCGCACCGCCGGTGACCGCGATTGCCACCAACAAGATCCAAGGCGTCTTTGGCACGGCGATGGCGACCTATAGCTATGCGCGGGCGGGGCATGTGGACTTACGCAAACAGATCTGGCCTGCCGCTGCGGCCTTTGTCGCATCGGTGCTGGGCGCGCTGCTGACCAGTTCGCTGCCGGTCGAGGCGATCCGCATGGGCCTGCCGATCCTGCTGATCGGTATCGCGCTGTTTTTCGCGCTGAAGCCGGGCCTCAATGATATCGACCGCCGCCAGCGCATCACGCCGCTGCTGTTTGGGGCCAGTGTCGTGCCGCTGGTCGGGTTCTATGACGGTTTGGTCGGACCCGGCGCGGGGGCGTTCTATATGATCGGCTTTGTCGCGCTGGCCGGTTACGGCGTGCTAAAGGCCACGGCGCATACCAAACTTTTGAACCTGTCGTCGAATGTGGGCGGGATGCTGGCCTTTGCCGTGGTCGCAACCCCGTGGTGGATCACGGGGCTGCTGATGGGGCTGGCGCAGGTCGCGGGCGCCTATGTTGGATCGCGCCTTGCCATGCGGGTCGGCGCCAAGATCATCAAACCGCTGCTCGTCATCACCTCGACGGTGCTCGCGATCCGCCTGTTGATGGGTTAA
- the serB gene encoding phosphoserine phosphatase SerB, producing MFTATLLTDPQNPALEGGLIAALSKTWGGGEARWLAAGEAAEFDMPALPADQWQAWADLQAIGVDLVVQPSAGRKKHLLLADMDSTMIRQECIDELAAEAGVGPRVADITARAMNGELDFNAALRERVGLLKGLDESVIDHVLATRITYTPGGRDLIATMKANGAYCALVSGGFTAFTARVGAALGFDENRANTLLAADGRLTGEVADPILGREAKVAALEELRARLGLGYEAVMAVGDGANDLGMLDLAGAGVALHAKPAVAAQCDIRINHGDLSALLFIQGYTRAEFAA from the coding sequence ATGTTTACCGCAACGCTTTTGACCGATCCGCAGAACCCCGCTTTAGAGGGCGGGCTGATCGCTGCGCTTTCCAAAACATGGGGCGGCGGCGAGGCCCGCTGGCTGGCGGCGGGGGAAGCCGCGGAATTCGACATGCCCGCCCTGCCCGCCGATCAATGGCAGGCTTGGGCTGATCTGCAGGCCATCGGCGTTGATCTGGTGGTGCAGCCATCGGCAGGCCGCAAAAAGCACCTGCTGCTGGCGGATATGGATTCGACCATGATCCGGCAGGAATGCATTGATGAGCTGGCCGCCGAGGCCGGCGTTGGCCCCCGCGTCGCCGATATCACCGCCCGCGCGATGAATGGCGAATTGGATTTCAACGCCGCCCTGCGCGAACGTGTCGGCCTGCTGAAGGGACTGGACGAGAGCGTCATCGACCATGTGCTGGCGACGCGCATTACCTATACCCCCGGCGGGCGCGATCTGATCGCGACGATGAAGGCGAACGGCGCCTATTGCGCGCTGGTCTCGGGCGGGTTCACCGCCTTTACCGCCCGCGTCGGCGCGGCGCTGGGGTTCGACGAGAACCGCGCCAATACGCTGCTGGCGGCGGATGGCCGACTGACGGGCGAGGTCGCCGATCCGATCCTGGGCCGCGAAGCCAAGGTTGCCGCACTCGAAGAGCTGCGCGCGCGTCTTGGCCTTGGGTATGAGGCGGTGATGGCGGTGGGCGACGGCGCGAATGATCTGGGGATGCTGGATCTGGCTGGTGCGGGCGTTGCGCTGCACGCAAAACCCGCCGTGGCGGCGCAATGCGATATCCGCATCAATCACGGCGATCTGTCGGCACTGCTGTTCATTCAGGGCTATACCCGCGCGGAATTCGCGGCCTGA
- a CDS encoding 2-hydroxyacid dehydrogenase, producing the protein MTIELLQTSPLAPALVEKMRAHFTVHQLYNAPDPEALLAEVGPRIRAATSGVAPADLIARLPALEIVANFGAGYDKVDTDACAARGIRVTNAPAQMLNDVVAELTVGMMIGQERRIAWHDDFVRAGKWLTGHAPLTGTLTGKKAGIVGMGRIGIEIAERLVPMKMEILYTARSAKPELPYRYVADLVELAREVDWLVVIVPGGAGTSKLISREVLEALGPQGQIVNLARGTVIDEAAMVELLQAGGLGGAALDVFENEPQVPEALFAMENVLLLPHIGGAVEAARTAMGDLMLGNLLAHFEGRPLLTPVV; encoded by the coding sequence ATGACAATCGAACTTTTGCAGACCTCGCCCCTTGCCCCCGCGCTGGTCGAAAAGATGCGCGCGCATTTCACCGTGCATCAGCTGTATAATGCCCCCGACCCCGAGGCGCTGCTGGCCGAGGTCGGCCCCCGCATCCGCGCCGCGACCAGTGGCGTTGCGCCCGCAGATCTGATCGCGCGCCTGCCAGCGCTAGAGATCGTCGCCAACTTTGGCGCGGGCTATGACAAGGTTGATACCGATGCCTGCGCCGCGCGCGGCATTCGCGTCACCAATGCGCCTGCCCAGATGCTGAACGACGTGGTGGCCGAGCTGACCGTCGGGATGATGATCGGGCAGGAGCGCCGCATCGCTTGGCACGATGATTTTGTGCGCGCCGGCAAATGGCTGACGGGCCATGCGCCCCTGACCGGCACATTGACGGGCAAAAAGGCCGGTATCGTCGGCATGGGCCGCATCGGGATCGAGATTGCGGAACGTCTGGTGCCGATGAAGATGGAAATCCTTTATACCGCCCGCAGCGCAAAGCCCGAGCTGCCCTATCGCTATGTGGCGGATCTGGTGGAACTGGCGCGCGAAGTGGATTGGCTGGTCGTCATCGTGCCGGGCGGCGCGGGCACGTCAAAGCTGATCTCGCGCGAGGTGCTGGAGGCTTTGGGGCCACAGGGTCAGATCGTGAATCTGGCGCGCGGCACCGTCATTGACGAAGCCGCCATGGTCGAGCTGCTGCAAGCGGGCGGCTTGGGCGGCGCGGCGCTGGATGTGTTCGAGAACGAGCCGCAGGTGCCCGAAGCGCTGTTTGCCATGGAGAATGTGCTGCTGCTGCCCCATATCGGCGGCGCGGTCGAGGCGGCGCGCACTGCGATGGGCGATCTGATGCTGGGCAATCTGCTGGCGCATTTCGAGGGCCGCCCCCTACTGACGCCCGTGGTCTAA
- a CDS encoding amidohydrolase family protein: protein MRLHHIKAHAFHAPRLGEVQEFTDVLISLDETGTIVAVTEGADHPDALVLPAGQILIPGFVDLHVHAPQYPQLGSALDLPLEDWLQHYTFPLEARYADLDFARTVYDTLIADMLALGTTSALHFATIHVPATNLLAEICLSRGQRAVIGKVAMDDPDACPDFYRDASATDAIDGTRAVIDHIHAIAGKDGLVAPAITPRFIPSCTDECLHGLGKLAAETGVRVQSHISESDWQHGFVRARTGRSDAESFAHYGLLREYSVFAHGTHLSASDMELLRDHGAGVAHCAASNAYFAGAVFPLRRALDIGLNTGLGTDISGGPNPSIFEAARMTVAASRIRARGVDADIAADARGTAEPAIDMATAFHLATRGGAQALGLPVGAFEVGMKFDAMAIDTLRAEGTIRPFGATGLRLLEKVLHTASRPNIVVVWTDGVQRVGS from the coding sequence ATGCGCCTGCACCATATCAAAGCCCATGCGTTTCACGCGCCCCGTCTGGGCGAGGTACAGGAATTCACCGATGTGCTGATCTCGCTGGACGAGACCGGCACGATTGTCGCAGTGACCGAGGGCGCCGATCACCCCGATGCGCTGGTGCTGCCCGCTGGCCAGATCCTGATCCCCGGCTTTGTCGATCTGCATGTCCATGCGCCGCAATATCCACAGCTCGGCAGCGCGCTGGACCTGCCACTCGAGGATTGGCTGCAGCATTATACTTTCCCGCTCGAGGCGCGTTACGCCGATCTGGATTTCGCCCGCACGGTCTATGATACGCTTATCGCCGATATGCTGGCGCTTGGCACCACATCCGCGCTGCATTTTGCGACGATCCATGTGCCTGCGACGAACCTTTTGGCCGAGATCTGCCTCAGCCGTGGCCAGCGCGCCGTGATCGGCAAGGTCGCGATGGACGACCCCGATGCTTGCCCCGATTTCTACCGCGATGCCTCGGCCACTGACGCCATTGACGGCACCCGCGCCGTCATCGACCATATCCACGCGATTGCGGGCAAGGACGGTCTGGTCGCCCCCGCGATCACGCCGCGTTTCATTCCCAGCTGCACCGATGAATGTCTGCATGGCCTAGGCAAGCTTGCGGCCGAGACCGGCGTGCGTGTGCAATCGCATATTTCCGAATCCGACTGGCAGCACGGGTTTGTGCGCGCCCGCACCGGGCGTTCGGACGCCGAAAGTTTTGCCCATTACGGGTTGCTGCGCGAATATTCCGTCTTTGCCCATGGCACGCATCTGAGCGCGTCCGATATGGAGCTGCTCCGCGATCACGGCGCGGGCGTTGCGCATTGCGCGGCCTCGAACGCCTATTTTGCGGGGGCGGTGTTTCCGCTGCGCCGCGCGCTGGATATCGGGCTGAACACCGGCCTTGGCACCGATATCTCGGGCGGCCCGAACCCCTCGATTTTCGAGGCGGCGCGCATGACGGTCGCTGCCTCGCGCATTCGCGCGCGCGGTGTGGATGCGGATATCGCGGCGGACGCGCGTGGCACGGCCGAACCCGCGATTGATATGGCAACGGCCTTCCACCTTGCCACGCGTGGCGGCGCACAGGCACTGGGCCTGCCGGTCGGCGCGTTCGAAGTGGGGATGAAATTTGACGCGATGGCGATTGACACATTGCGCGCCGAGGGCACCATTCGCCCGTTTGGTGCCACAGGCCTGCGCCTGCTGGAAAAGGTGCTGCACACCGCCAGCCGTCCCAATATCGTAGTGGTCTGGACGGACGGTGTGCAGCGGGTCGGGTCTTAA
- a CDS encoding SDR family oxidoreductase has translation MTIAVTGATGQLGRLVIAQLKEKVPADQIVALVRDVAKAADLGVTARAADYSQPDSLEVALAGVDKLLLISSSEVGQRAAQHANVIAAAKSAGVTHIIYTSLLKADESPLSLADEHRETEALLKASGLTYTILRNGWYTENYTGNLAGSVAAGGLIGSAGEGRIASAPRADFAAAAVAVLTGTGHEGKTYELAGDTSYTLAELAAEVAAQTGKPIAYNHLAEADYAKTLEGFGIPASFAEAIASWDTGASNGALHHEGNDLSRLIGRPTTPLADVVRDALKG, from the coding sequence ATGACAATCGCTGTTACAGGGGCCACCGGCCAGCTCGGTCGCCTGGTTATTGCGCAGTTGAAGGAAAAAGTGCCCGCCGATCAGATCGTCGCGCTGGTGCGCGATGTGGCCAAGGCCGCAGATCTGGGCGTCACCGCCCGCGCCGCCGATTACAGCCAGCCCGATAGTCTGGAAGTTGCGCTGGCAGGCGTTGATAAGCTGCTGCTGATCTCGTCCAGCGAAGTCGGCCAGCGCGCCGCCCAGCATGCCAATGTGATCGCCGCTGCGAAATCCGCGGGCGTCACGCATATCATCTATACCAGCCTGCTAAAGGCTGACGAATCGCCCCTGTCGCTGGCGGATGAGCACCGCGAGACCGAGGCGCTGCTGAAGGCATCCGGCCTGACCTATACGATCCTGCGCAACGGCTGGTATACGGAAAACTACACCGGCAACCTTGCGGGTTCGGTTGCGGCTGGCGGTCTGATCGGAAGTGCGGGCGAGGGTCGCATCGCATCTGCCCCGCGCGCAGATTTCGCAGCCGCCGCTGTCGCTGTGCTGACCGGCACCGGCCACGAGGGTAAAACCTATGAGCTGGCGGGCGATACATCCTATACGCTGGCCGAACTGGCTGCCGAAGTGGCGGCGCAAACCGGCAAGCCCATCGCCTATAATCATCTGGCCGAGGCGGATTATGCCAAGACGCTGGAAGGCTTTGGCATTCCCGCCAGCTTTGCCGAGGCGATCGCCTCGTGGGACACGGGTGCCTCGAACGGCGCGCTGCACCACGAGGGGAATGACCTGTCGCGGCTGATCGGTCGCCCGACCACGCCGCTGGCCGATGTCGTGCGCGATGCGCTGAAGGGTTAA
- a CDS encoding winged helix-turn-helix transcriptional regulator yields the protein MNPQILRKHGEDMLAADVLSSKCPSRRVLSHLTSRWGVLVMVALMLDGQQRFSTLRRRVDGVSERMLAQTLQALEADGIVQRIDFKTVPPHVEYVLTPIGHEAAEKVTALAGWAEDNLDRLLAAAQSGATRDASNIVQLSGETHTEMS from the coding sequence ATGAATCCCCAGATCCTGCGCAAACACGGCGAAGATATGCTGGCGGCTGATGTCCTCAGCAGTAAATGCCCCTCGCGCCGTGTGCTGTCGCATTTGACCAGCCGCTGGGGTGTGCTGGTGATGGTCGCGCTGATGCTGGACGGTCAGCAGCGGTTCAGCACCCTGCGTCGCCGCGTCGATGGCGTCAGCGAGAGGATGTTGGCCCAAACCCTACAAGCGCTGGAAGCCGATGGCATCGTGCAGCGGATCGATTTCAAAACCGTGCCGCCCCATGTGGAATATGTGCTGACCCCCATCGGCCATGAGGCGGCCGAGAAAGTCACCGCGCTGGCGGGCTGGGCCGAAGATAACCTTGACCGCCTGCTGGCCGCCGCACAGTCTGGCGCAACGCGCGATGCGTCAAACATTGTGCAACTTTCTGGTGAAACCCACACGGAAATGTCCTAG
- a CDS encoding HdeD family acid-resistance protein encodes MAFLLSFGTEVRDELRRNWGWILAAGIVMVLAGVLALGNLFLATVASVYYVGLLMILGGAAQIVQVFRATGWSRLYWLIGGLIYIAAGFVTFSNPVFASSVLTLLLGAVLIVGGVVRIIMGWRVDPDLGKWWIVLAGVVTTLAGLVILIGWPVNSLFVLGAILAIDLLLQGWAAIFLAFAARK; translated from the coding sequence ATGGCGTTTCTGCTTTCATTCGGAACTGAGGTGCGGGACGAGCTGCGGCGCAACTGGGGATGGATCCTGGCCGCTGGAATCGTCATGGTGCTTGCGGGCGTGCTGGCACTGGGCAATCTGTTCCTTGCCACCGTCGCATCGGTTTACTACGTCGGCCTGTTGATGATCCTGGGGGGCGCCGCGCAGATCGTGCAGGTCTTTCGCGCCACCGGCTGGAGCCGTCTTTATTGGCTGATCGGCGGCCTGATCTATATCGCGGCAGGCTTTGTCACCTTTTCCAACCCGGTCTTTGCCAGCTCGGTGCTGACGCTGCTGCTGGGCGCGGTGCTGATTGTCGGCGGAGTCGTGCGGATCATCATGGGATGGCGCGTCGATCCCGACCTTGGCAAATGGTGGATCGTGCTGGCGGGCGTGGTCACAACGCTTGCGGGCCTTGTGATCTTGATCGGCTGGCCGGTGAACAGCCTGTTTGTGCTGGGCGCAATCCTTGCCATCGACCTGCTGTTGCAGGGCTGGGCGGCGATCTTCCTGGCCTTCGCCGCCCGTAAATAA
- a CDS encoding TerC family protein codes for MQGFMAAMADPAAWAALVSLIAMEIVLGIDNLVFLALLTNQLPEHMRPMARAVGLGLALIVRLIGLAAIAWVVTLTTPVFSAFGHGFSVRDMILIGGGLFLIWKATVEISHMINPDFSEEDAGPKVGAASLMIVIVQIPIFDIIFSVDSIITAVGMTDHLPVMMIAVGVAILVMLFASGPLARFLQDYPSLTVLALGFLLLIGATLVADGFGSHFPRGYIYSAMAFSAVVVALDLMMRRAARIRRVKGRRLK; via the coding sequence ATGCAAGGGTTCATGGCCGCGATGGCCGATCCGGCGGCCTGGGCCGCGCTGGTCAGCCTGATCGCGATGGAGATTGTGCTGGGGATCGACAACCTTGTCTTTCTGGCATTGCTGACCAATCAGCTTCCCGAACATATGCGCCCGATGGCGCGCGCTGTGGGCCTTGGGCTGGCGCTGATCGTGCGGCTGATCGGGCTGGCCGCGATTGCCTGGGTGGTGACACTGACGACGCCCGTGTTCAGCGCCTTTGGCCACGGTTTTTCGGTCCGCGATATGATCCTGATCGGCGGCGGGCTGTTCCTGATCTGGAAAGCGACGGTCGAGATCAGCCATATGATCAACCCCGACTTTTCCGAGGAAGACGCCGGGCCAAAGGTTGGCGCCGCCAGCTTGATGATCGTCATCGTACAGATCCCGATTTTCGATATCATCTTCTCGGTCGACAGTATCATTACGGCCGTCGGCATGACCGATCATCTGCCGGTGATGATGATCGCGGTGGGCGTGGCGATATTGGTGATGCTGTTCGCGTCAGGGCCGCTGGCGCGGTTCTTGCAAGATTACCCCAGCCTGACCGTGCTGGCGCTGGGGTTCTTGCTGCTGATCGGCGCGACGCTGGTGGCAGATGGCTTTGGCAGCCACTTTCCGCGCGGCTATATCTATAGCGCGATGGCGTTTTCGGCAGTGGTCGTGGCGCTGGATCTGATGATGCGGCGCGCGGCGCGCATCCGGCGGGTCAAGGGGCGGCGCCTGAAATAG
- a CDS encoding phosphoserine transaminase — protein MTTTKPAALPANPRFSSGPCAKPPTWSLEALSDAPVGRSHRAAIGKKKLKEAIDLTREVLGVPADYRIGIVPASDTGAVEMALWSLLGARPVEMLAWESFGEGWVTDVVKQLKLDAEIKKAPYGQIVDFATVDFDKDVVFTWNGTTSGVRLPSGDAIPADRAGLTICDATSAAFAQDLAWDKLDVVTFSWQKVLGGEGGHGVLILSPRAVERLESYTPAWPLPKIFRLTSKGKLIEGIFVGETINTPSMLCVEDYIFALNWAKSVGGFTGLQARADANSQAIFDFCATRDWIDNLAEDAATRSNTSVCLKFTNPAIKDGAAFAKGVAKRLEAEGAALDAASYRDAPAGLRVWCGATVETADVAAMLPWLEWAYQAELAAQA, from the coding sequence ATGACCACCACCAAACCGGCTGCGCTGCCGGCGAACCCGCGTTTTTCCTCGGGCCCCTGCGCAAAACCCCCGACATGGTCGCTTGAAGCCTTGTCCGACGCGCCCGTCGGCCGCTCGCACCGTGCCGCGATTGGCAAAAAGAAATTGAAAGAGGCGATCGACCTGACACGCGAAGTGTTGGGCGTTCCGGCTGATTACCGCATCGGTATCGTGCCTGCCTCGGACACCGGCGCTGTGGAAATGGCGCTGTGGTCGCTGCTGGGCGCGCGCCCGGTGGAAATGCTGGCTTGGGAAAGCTTTGGCGAGGGTTGGGTCACCGATGTCGTCAAACAGCTAAAGCTGGACGCCGAGATCAAAAAAGCCCCCTATGGGCAGATCGTTGATTTTGCCACCGTCGATTTCGACAAAGACGTTGTTTTCACGTGGAACGGCACCACCTCGGGCGTGCGCCTGCCCAGCGGCGATGCGATCCCCGCGGACCGCGCCGGCCTGACCATTTGCGATGCGACCTCGGCCGCATTCGCGCAGGATCTGGCCTGGGACAAGCTGGATGTCGTCACCTTTAGCTGGCAAAAAGTGCTGGGCGGCGAGGGTGGCCACGGTGTTCTGATCCTGTCGCCCCGCGCGGTCGAGCGTCTGGAAAGCTACACCCCCGCATGGCCGCTGCCCAAGATCTTCCGCCTGACCTCGAAGGGTAAGCTGATCGAGGGGATCTTTGTTGGCGAGACGATCAACACCCCGTCGATGCTCTGTGTCGAGGATTACATCTTTGCGCTGAACTGGGCCAAATCGGTCGGCGGTTTCACAGGGCTGCAGGCGCGCGCCGACGCCAATTCGCAGGCGATCTTTGATTTTTGCGCCACGCGCGACTGGATCGACAATCTGGCCGAGGATGCGGCCACGCGGTCGAACACCTCGGTCTGCCTGAAATTCACCAACCCCGCCATCAAAGACGGCGCGGCTTTTGCCAAGGGCGTTGCAAAACGCCTTGAGGCCGAGGGCGCGGCGCTGGATGCGGCGTCCTATCGCGATGCGCCTGCGGGCCTGCGCGTCTGGTGCGGTGCGACGGTCGAGACGGCTGATGTCGCCGCGATGCTGCCCTGGCTCGAGTGGGCCTATCAGGCCGAACTCGCCGCTCAAGCGTAA